One Nicotiana tomentosiformis chromosome 4, ASM39032v3, whole genome shotgun sequence genomic window carries:
- the LOC138910062 gene encoding secreted RxLR effector protein 161-like: MIGSLLYLIASRPGIVFRVGLCARFHANPKESHLTAVKRILRYLKGTIDLCLWYPKGSNFNLVGYAITDYVGFLVDRKSTSDLYKRFLSEEPGSSRLLGTMAGVETTESGMGKGMVEYSPTHVSLTEET; encoded by the exons atgattggatCTTTGCTATATCTCATTGCTAGCAGACCTGGCATTGTTTTCAGGGTAGgactttgtgctagatttcacgcaaatccaaaggagtctcacttgactgctgtcaagaggatcttgagatacctaaaaggcaccattgacctttgtctatggtatccaaaaggtagtaatttcaatttAGTTGGATATGCTATTACTGATTATGtgggttttcttgtggatagaaaaagcacctcag ACTTATATAAGagatttctcagtgaagaacctggttcatcaagattacttg GAACTATGGCTGGGGTTGAAACAACTGAATCTGGAATGGGAAAAGGAATGGTTGAATATTCACCCACTCATGTTAGTTTGACTGAAGAAACATGA